From the genome of Hypanus sabinus isolate sHypSab1 unplaced genomic scaffold, sHypSab1.hap1 scaffold_316, whole genome shotgun sequence, one region includes:
- the LOC132388394 gene encoding zinc finger protein 227-like produces MAHQQVRTIEQPIICSVCGKRFTQLSSLQRHQRVHTGEKPFICSECGKGFTQSSQLQSHQRVHTGEKPFTCSVCGKGFTDPSNLQSHQRVHTGEKLFTCSECGKRFTQSSQLHSHQRVHTGERPFICSVCGKRFTHSSTLQRHQRVHTGEKPFICSECGKEFTQSSQLHSHQRVHTGEKPFTCSVCGKGFTDPSNLQNHQRVHTGEKPFSCSECGKGFTQSSQLQSHQRVHTGERPFTCSVCGKRFTQSSNLQSHQRVHTGQKPFTCSVCGKRFSELSQVQSHLRVHTGERPFTCSDCGSRFTQLSSLQRHHRVHTGEKPFICSECGKGFTQSSQLQSHQRVHTGEKPFTCSVCGKGFTDPSNLQRHQRVHTGERPFSCSVCGKRFTLSCNLQRHQRVHTGEKLFTCSVCGKGFTHSSNLQSHQRVHTGEKPFTCSECEKGFTQSSQLQSHQRVHTGEKPFTCSVCGKRFTHSSTLQRHQRVHTGE; encoded by the coding sequence atggctcaccagcaagtTCGCACAATTGAGCAGCCgatcatctgctcagtctgtgggaagagattcactcagttatccagcctacagagacatcagcgagttcacactggggagaagccgttcatctgctcagaatgcgggaagggattcactcagtcatcccaactacagagtcaccagcgagttcacactggggagaagccgttcacctgctcagtctgtgggaagggattcactgatccatccaacctgcagagtcatcagcgagttcacactggggagaagctgttcacctgttcagaatgtgggaagagatttactcagtcatctcaactacatagtcatcagcgagttcacactggggagaggccgttcatttgctcagtctgtgggaagagattcactcattcatccaccctacagagacaccagcgagttcacactggggagaagccgttcatctgctcagaatgtgggaaggaatttactcagtcatcccaactacacagtcatcagcgagttcacactggggagaagcctttcacctgctcagtctgtgggaagggattcactgatccatccaacctacagaatcatcagcgagttcacactggggagaagccgttcagctgttcagaatgtgggaagggatttactcagtcatcccaactacagagtcatcagcgagttcacactggggagaggccgttcacctgctcagtctgtgggaagagattcactcagtcatccaacctacagagtcaccagcgagttcacaccgggcagaagccgttcacctgctcagtctgtgggaagagattctctgagTTATCCCAAGTACAGAGtcatctgcgagttcacactggggagaggccattcacctgctcagactgtgggagcagattcactcagttatccagcctacagagacatcatcgagttcacaccggggagaagccgttcatctgttcagaatgtgggaagggattcacacagtcatcccaactacagagtcatcagcgagtacacactggggagaagccattcacctgctcagtctgtgggaagggattcactgatccatccaacctacagagacatcagcgtgttcacactggggagaggccgttcagctgctcagtctgtgggaagagattcactctgtcatgcaacctacagagacatcagcgagttcacactggggagaagctattcacctgctcagtctgtgggaagggattcactcactcatccaacctacagagtcatcagcgagttcacactggggagaagccgttcacctgttcagaatgtgagaagggatttactcagtcatcccaactacagagtcatcagcgagttcacactggggagaagcctttcacctgctcagtctgtgggaagagattcactcattcatccacacTGCAGaggcaccagcgagttcacactggggagtag